Within Anolis sagrei isolate rAnoSag1 chromosome X, rAnoSag1.mat, whole genome shotgun sequence, the genomic segment CTATTAGATACtgattacaggcccagtgcaagTGAACTGACAGAGAGACCCCACTGACCTGTATGCTTTCACCTTCCCGGCAGGTGAGGGGAGACTCCACGCGGCTATAGTCCACTCCCAGCATCCAGCTCTTGCCGATCAGCTGGACGTTATCCCCAGTGGACAATGCATTGGGCATAGCAGGCTCCTTCCGGCTGGTCTCAGGTGCTCGCTTGGAATGGAAGAGGCTGAAGACTACATCTCCCTTCAAGATATCGAAGTCCCAGGTGATTACGGACTCCCCTTCCAAGATCTCCACCACTATCTGGATTGCACAGAGAGAAGAGGCAGTGCTCAGGCACATTAGTGTTCTACAAAATGCTCACATTAAAAAACCAATCCAATAACTTGATGCAGCAATGTCTGGTCCAATGCTTAGGGACAGAGTTAGGGTTCCGCAAGGGGGGAAACTTATTTGGAAGGGTGCCCTGATCAGAAGAAATCAGGCACTGCCAGTGGTTTGGCTGCTACGCCTTCAAACGTTTTTACTAACTAGATTGTCCTCCCATCCTACCTCATGGGGAGCCCCTTTGAAAACATTTGCAGAGTGGTAGATGGTTTCCGTCCAGAGACGTATGTGGTCAGAAATCTCCGGCTCTTCATCTGTTTGATACAGCGATTTGGGGACAAGACCACCTTCAGGCACATTACACTGAGGAAAGAATAAAAGCAAGGAAAAAGTAAAACATAGATTAATATATAGTGTGCATCATCTACTGTACTTTCCACATAGCAAGGATCAATGTTCTGCTAGTTCACAAAGACAAGGAAATCAAACTCCCTTAGCCATATATGTAAACACTgtcaatactattattattattatttataaactaCCGTatttccctggggggggggggctcatttgGAGCTTCATGCTTCCAAATAAGCCATGATTTATAAACAAAAGGGTTGCAATTTTGATTAAGAAAATATTGCTAAGGATTTTATAATTTTCTCCAAACTTACCACACACTCTCCTCCCAGGAAATCTGGAATCACGTCTTTGTCAATGTAGTCTACGAGCCCTCCAGGACCCTGATAGTTGTTGCCACTGTAAATGAGGAATTTCTGCCTGGTATTCTCATTGATAAAAGGACTGACCTGAAAAAAAGAGGATTGATCTTCTTCTTATTCCAAAAGTATTTCCACTAACTCAAAGCccaggatgtattttaatatgtaaaagaGCACAAACAAATCTCTTCCAAAACAGCATCAAATTAGATCTGGCCAAacagtatttgttttttttttaaaccaactaTTTGTCAATTTAACTTTGATGCCAAAAGTCCTCTCAAACAAGTTACATTTCCAAATTATGTTTAGTCTTGAAACTGTATGGATCCTGAACTACAGTGGGATCTGCAGTGATGGAGCAGACAGAAAAAGGCTCTTTTATCTGAAACTAATATAGAGGCATGTTTATTAAGAGAGTCTTAAGAGATCATAGGGAGAGACAGAATGTATGATATCCCTAAACTTTTTAGAGTTTTGTTAGGAAAAGTCTAATTTGTAACTCACGTATaaaggagatgagaggccaaTGTGGTTTAGTCTAGAATGCTGAACTAGGTTTGGAAAATCTGGGTTCAAGTTCCTTAGGGATATGAAATTCAATGGATGATCTTGGGGTTCTCTCTATCAGCCTGATTAATTTCTTGTAATCTAGCTAAGAGGACAGAAAGGGTGGGAGGAGAGCCATTTTCCCTATCCTGAGCTTgtcatgaaatatgatgtatggtttgaatggaattgtatgaaaggagTATGAATAGGGTCTAATTGGGCTAAAGACACAATTCTAAAATATTGAGGCCTGGAAAACCACTACACTCAGgaactataattaaaagttgctgatgagaatTGTGACAAAAGATTAACTGTTGACATCGCTGACCTGTTGAACTTTTGGTGAAagacaacatgtttacattaccagagacaATGATTCTTTAAGttgaggaaatgtttacaagattccttacattaagaaggaagtcaacacaaggctccttacatttaacaacaccaattaaggagagtcaacatctgtccaggaactgagATGGAATCAACATGTTTCAGGTtggaaaaacatctatcattcatttgcaactttggaacaacatcatcaagaaatattgctatataagagaccttctaATATTCCAAAAGTGTGACAGACAGCTGTGCtattcacccgctatgctctgctccttgggaaggaaaggggtggtgTACCTTTGGGAGTGACAAATCTGCAATGAAATGCAATCTGGTCACTTGCCtctttttctcaagggaagagaaaggagtgagATTTTGGAATCATGATAAGTTAGCAAGGGGTGTCAgatctgctatgggaaagcaggattctgatccttggcattgttcgtagggaaagaggatgcattttgaagttttggaagTTATGAAACTCTGTGTTGGCGGATTTGCAGGAAAGCAGTCTGGACTAAGAGGCGTTCTTCTCCAGGAGATGACGGAAGAAGAATGGTGATGTATGAATGACGATGAgtgaatgtttatatgtgtaagTGAATGCTGAGTAGATGTGGAATCCCCTTTTTTGTTTGTCAGCCAATGAAACTGTGAGTTGGTTTTGGATTCagtgtagttacatagaatctgtatgtctgtttgTCCAATGTCACTCAATGTCAaagtgtaaaagttctgataccccCTTTCTtgctggaaaattgcaataactATGCATTAAAGTTACTGAAAAGCTAATCATAACAAGCTCATGGgagaaaagatgggatataaatgttgactaaaataaataaaaataaaataaaatgaaaggcgGGTGAAGAAGTCAACTACAGGATGTGGGTTGAGTGTTTGCCCTGAGACCAGAGTTCGTGTGGGATTTCCACTCAGCCATACAAATCCAATTGGGAAAGTTATACTTTCTCATCCTTAGAGGGAAGCAATGGCTTATTTTCTCGGAACAACTCCTTCCAAGAAAATGATATGACCATAAAGCAAAAggtgagttgaaggcacacaacaattacATGTCTGCTCAATCAGGTCTTTACAATTATACCTTTCTTGTCTTGGTGGGTTCTTTACAGACTCACATGCGGCCATAGCAAAACATACGTAGGATACTCTCTGCTCATCTGACTCACCAGAGTCCACAGAACAGGGAACACCCTGGGCGCACGCACAATCAGAAGCCTTCCGAGGGTCTCTGGGTAGTTGTCTTCAACAACCTCAATGATACGGAGCAGTGCTTTCACTCCAGGGCGCCAGAGGTGGCGCATGTTCAGCCCTTCGAGGTCAACGAGGCAAGTCCAGGATCTGGAAATAACACACACAGTTTGGCCACTTCCTAAACTAACCATTGGGGCTCTACAACTTGCTGGCCTGCCCTGAATAAGAAGGGGGAAAATGactcaaatatttgaaaggatgtcctaagaaagagggagcaggcttgtttcctgctACCTTGGAAACTagaactcaatggagccatgggtataaatgacaggaaaggaacacgaggaagaacttcccgaccaTAAGAAGAGTtctttaacagtggaactctctaccttggaGTCCGTTGGAAgctccttttaaacagaggctggatggtcatctgttggggggctTTGGTTGtacttttcctgaatggcagggagatggattggatggctcatgggggtatcttccaactctaggattccatgatttgactatctatctatctatctatctatctatctatctatctatatgtgggagttggattggatggcctttggggtctcttccaactctaggattccatgattcgactatctatctatctatctatctatctatctatctatctatctatgggagttggactagatggcccttggtgtctcttccaactataggattccATGAATCAActatctctctctccttctcttcctctatctatctatctatctatctatctatctatctatctataggagttggactgggtggcccttggggtctcttccaactctaggagtccatTATTCTAAggcaccccttctacactgccagataattcaggttatcaaagcagaacatccaCGTTATCTGAATTGGATtagagtctacaatgccatacaatccagttaaaagcaggtaatgtggattttatacagctgtgtagaaggggcctaagagaacTAGGCTGTTTTCTCCTTTTATAACTGCTGCTTAACAGTATTAAACTCTCCCTACATTTGTAAACACTTTCCAGACATTTTCCAGATGCCCAGCAATAGCCATGAAAACATTCCCACCTATCCTCTCTCAAACATCAATATGTCCATTTAAAAAGATGTTCCCTTATGGCTACAGCTTACGTGACTATAACATAACCGGTTGCATACTAACGTGATGGGGCGGCCAAAGAGATTGGTATTTTCTTCACACCTCTTTTGTCCTTCTTCATTGATTGATAGCACCTAAAACAAGAACAGGTACAAAACGCAGCTATTATGCCTTGTCTGCACTCATTTATAGGCTTTTTACATAATGGTGTATCAATATTTATGATTGGGAATTGCATCTATATCCAGTGTGGTTCTCCTGATACATGCTCTACACATAAAAAGCTTGCATTCAAAGTCTTAGTGGCTTGTAAACAAAGGAAGGCAAGATGGAACCCTATATGTTTAAACCTCATAGAccacttttaaaaaaaggtattTCAGTTTACAACTGATTCCCTAAGAAAAATCAAAagatgattgggttgctgtgagttttccgggctgtatggctatgttccagaagcattctctcctaacgtttcgcccacatctataggaGGCACCTTAAGAGGTTGTGATGATTGATGGCCGAAGGTCAAGTGTTGCACGTCCATCTTCAAACGCATGTATATTAATGCTATTTTGATAGTCAATTCGTCAATTATTACAATCAGTCCCCACATCTGTGGGTTTaactttgtggatttgattactaGATTCTGTCTATGAATCTCAAGGTCCTCAAGTAGGACTTAGAAACTTCTAGGGAAGCATTctctagtatttaaaaaaatcagtaaattATAATAtgcattttttctcttttcaCAGTAGTCCTGTGCCCATATCTCCTGTGAAAGTGGAGTGTTTGCTGTATTTACAAAACAAATGAGAAAAATAGTAATAATTGAGCCTTAGCCCAGAAAATAGGTTGTAAATACGTAATATAGAGGAAGATACAGGTGATGTGGAACTAGATGGTAAGACGGAAAAGATTCACACCTGGGCCTCCTTGAGTGGCTTTAAGGTCCATCACTTCTTTAGAGGGGGAAAGCACACAAACAATTTGGAGAGATCATATAAAAGCATATCTTACATGACGAAGGAGAGATTCTTCTCCCAGGGCCTTCACAAGTCCTTTGGTGTCCATTTGACCCAGTCGAAGAATGTAGAGGGGTCTTCCAtctttgaaaacaaacaaaaaaggccaaatctgaacccccccccccccaaatgcaagAGTTTCTCTTCCATTATTACCACATAACACCAAATGTCAAAATAGCAGATATTTGGATACCTCATCATGCACAAGAGTGGAGGATTTTACTGTATTCTATCTGCATCATCCACAAATGGGAATCTGACCGATCAAGTCTGTCCCTGCTCCAACTTCTTTTTAGAAAAGAGGACAGCTCAGGTGGCTTCactgcatttttttctgaaaatactTATTTAAAGTGAACAGAAAAGGGCCAGGGCAACCCTACCTCGATCcaaagggagaggtgggtaaaacattattattattattattattattattattattattattattattattagtgtgttgTGTGGTTATTATTAgtggctatatggctgtgttctagcaacattttctactgacgtttctcctgcatctgtggctggcatccaaTTCTCATGATGCAATCGAATGACTTAAAGGGACACCCCACCTTTGTCGTGGTAATGCCACCCGCCGGTATAATATTCCTCCAGGAGGGACGGAGGCCGCCACGTTTGCAGGATGTAGTCCACTTGGTACTGCTTGCGCCAGGTCAGCGACTGGCAGAGCATCTCTCGGGCCTTGTCGATATTGAAGTCGCGGGCCCGCAGAAATCGGAGGATGTGTTCATCTTTGGGAATCTGAGCAATGAAGACAAGGACAGCACTGCCATTCAGGCTCACCTTATAAGAACCAAAGGCCCATAAACATGTCTTTGGTACCTACTGAAAAAGGAATTACTCTTAAAATAGAGAAAGCTAAGTCTCCGACCTGCCAGAGCCATAAGTGGCTTCTAAGCCATGTTTTTAAGAGTTCCCAGAGCCTCCAGTGCACCTCTTTTGGCCATATATTGTAAGCAGAATGCTCACCATTTTGATTTACAgaggaaaaaaaagtattttggaGCCCAGATGAATGGATGCACCTGATGGATAGGTGCAGAGATGAGGATTGCTTCTGTTACACACACAATTTTACCCAGCGTATTAAAATCCTGAAATGTTTCCTATATTCAACAGCAATCTAGGACACAGCTAACTTTAAGCCCAAGAtattggattcccccccccccacacatttTTTCTACTGAACACTGCATTTTAATGCTCAAATTAGCTACCCTGAATGCAGATTGACGTCTTCCTCTCTTTTCAACAATGGATAAAGTATATGAGATATACACATAATAAGATACACAAAGTCACAAGTGCTGGAGTATCGCAAATATTTTACTTACTGTTTCTTCCTCCAAAGAGAGTTGGTGCTTACCTTGCCTTTGTGTGTTTCTTGCAGCCACTGCCGGAGTCTGATCAGGCAGCTTTCCTGCATGGGAGTCAGCTGCCCAAGGTACCTTTCGATATAATCAGTATCCAGCTTGTCAGCTGAGGAAGAAAGTGAGCAAGATCAGAGAAAAACTTGTCACTTTTGACCGATAATAACACTACACAGTACTTTTAGGCATCTTCACAAAAATTACTTGTACAGCTGCAAGAAGaagcaggtattattattaatgttgctgctgctgctgcctctctTCACAACAAGAAAtgccattttggaatatttatttatttatttacagtatttctactccacccttctcaccccaaaggtgaccctgggcagatcacagaatacatatatggcaaatattcaatgctgcttATATAATGatcagacagacaacagatagaggtgtatatataggttttccccccatctttcagcatctttggagattgtgctcggttccagccagagggtgctgtcgctccatctccttacTGAAGAGTTTTCTTTGCTTGtaactttcctccttttctgaTTGAaatgtgcctaaaatacctcccctgcttaATGCAgctcctattcatctactcatattgctgtttttgatccgctatgtgggcagggagctgggctgaaggtcaggagctcaccctgacctggcttcaaactgtcaaccttttggctggcaagatttactgcagatgCAGCTGTTGATTAACACTGTGTGCTAAAgctggaatattattattatattaatggattgcttgagcttgttgaccaaaaggtcgcaggttggaTTTTGGGGAGCGGCggaagcttccgctgtcagctccagcttctgccaacctagcagtttgaaaacatgcaaatgtgagtagatcaataggcaccgctccggggggaaggtaacagcgctccatgcagtcatgccggccacatgaccttgtctatggacaacgccggctcttcggcttagaaatggagatgagcaccacaccccagagtcagacatgactggacttaatgtcaggggactacctttaaaTAGGATGATAATTActagtagtaatgataataataataagaagaagatgttctgtggtttccaggctctatggccatgtcctagcacctttttctcctgatgttttgcctgcatctgtggctgacatctttaGAGAATCTGATGGTggtcaagcaagtggagtatatatgcctgtagaatgtccagggtgggaggaaagaaccattgtctgttaAACAAGTGTAAAGAATGCAATTAAGAAGAACTAGATTTTTATGCATTGAGTGGGATACACCCATTAGCGTGTGAGTAGGTCATCTGCAAggaagtagcctggcctttgtccCCTTTGAACTGTTTGCTGCCTAGAAATATCCTGTGTCTGGGTGACGTTCATTAATCAGTGTCTTGAATCTTAAttctggtagccaaattttgttcattttcatggtttcttcctttttgttgaaattatcCATGTGCCTGTGgacttcagtggcttctctgtgtagtctgacatagtaattgtcagagtggtccagaattacTGTGTTCACAAATAAATATTCTGTGCCTAGCTAGGTTTATCATGTGTTCTGCTATTGCTAATTtgtctggttgaattagtctacagtgcctttcgaggacgacaacaacaacaacaacaataatacagttaGGCTAACTGTAACATAGTCAGTCCTCATTCTCTGCAATTAGGGGCACAAGgctccatgaaaatgaaaaaccacaatttaaaaaaaatgtgacttTTTTTTGCTTGTGAGAACACCTTTttttaggaatctctatgtcctccagcataactctgGTCAAATTCTGCTGGAAGCTAGCTATAGAATTGTTTTGAAGCacctagagcaggtatgggcaaacttggaccctccagatggtttggacttcaactcccacaattcctaacagcctcaggcttaagtggctgaggggaaaaggaaggggcctgaggctgttaggaattctgggagttgaagtccaaaacacccggagggcccaagtttgcccatgcctggccaaAAGGTTTGAattgaatgaacacaaaataaACTCTGCAAATTTGGAGGACCGACTGTACTCCTTTAATGCATGCCATCAGGACAGGACTGTATGGGGAGTGCTATTATTAACGATGCTTGGGAGAATATTTGGACAAAAGGCAAACTGTGGATACACGGACAGCCTCTGGATCtatgggaagaagagagaaatagagagggaCCTCTGCAGCCAGTGTTTGGAGGAGAGAAAACAGATGTGGACCTGGAGGCCTGTGCAGCCAGCCGCTTGGAAAGAGGCCTCGGTACCAGGAGGCGAGTGTCATGGGACTGCAGCTGCACTGGAAGCAAATGGGGACATAAGCGGACTGACAAGAGGTAGAGCGAGGGGAAGGGATTTTCTAGGTCGGCGTTACATGCAGGCAGCAGTATGATGTATTGCTTTTCTCATTTCACAAACATGCTAGTTTACAAAAAGACGCTAAGAGAGCTGAAATGCCTCAGGACACCCAGCTGCCAGACTTCAGGGACCTAACAGTCAAAATAAGGCTATGCCAAATGATATTGGGATCCTGATATCAGGACTGCAGATTGtacaagggatggaaggagagtaAGTGGTTGCATCTGCTCAAGGTTCAAGCAGATAAGAGCATTCTAGCCAAGATGGACTTGACAGCTGGCTCTATGTCAacgtttctcaatctggaggttgggacccccaGGGAGGGGGGTCCCGAAGGAGTGTcaaaggagtcaccaaagaccatcagaaagcatg encodes:
- the SEC14L5 gene encoding SEC14-like protein 5, producing the protein MVQKYQSPVRVYKYPFELVMAAYEKRFPTCPEIPVFLGSEILRESKSDDGALHIIERSCKLNVDVPRLLKKIAGVEYVFFIQKNTVNWKERTLLIEAHNETFASRVMVLETCSYSVHPENENWTCFEQSASLDIKSFFGFENTVEKVAMKQYTANIKRGKEVIEHYLKELISQGITFIPRWTPPAEKGEPDPRTPSRRSSGTLLPESHLHGSEKEQRGTSCPSGEASTPDADKLDTDYIERYLGQLTPMQESCLIRLRQWLQETHKGKIPKDEHILRFLRARDFNIDKAREMLCQSLTWRKQYQVDYILQTWRPPSLLEEYYTGGWHYHDKDGRPLYILRLGQMDTKGLVKALGEESLLRHVLSINEEGQKRCEENTNLFGRPITSWTCLVDLEGLNMRHLWRPGVKALLRIIEVVEDNYPETLGRLLIVRAPRVFPVLWTLVSPFINENTRQKFLIYSGNNYQGPGGLVDYIDKDVIPDFLGGECVCNVPEGGLVPKSLYQTDEEPEISDHIRLWTETIYHSANVFKGAPHEIVVEILEGESVITWDFDILKGDVVFSLFHSKRAPETSRKEPAMPNALSTGDNVQLIGKSWMLGVDYSRVESPLTCREGESIQGSHVTRWPGFYILQWKMHSPSPCAGSSLSRVDDVLATLQVSNHKCKIMYYYEVLASKEFRGSMTSLESCNSGFSQLSGVTTSSNQSQSSSLISR